In Symmachiella dynata, the following are encoded in one genomic region:
- a CDS encoding fatty acid CoA ligase family protein has translation MSTTAPPPVQSGNIAAKVSAIAHRYPHQRAVVFPAGRDAQGRVMYSHLTFAQLEQETDRLARGLIEMGVQPGHRMVLFVPPSLEFIALTFALFKAGAVGVLIDPGMGIKNVFRCLNQVDPDGFIAVSLAQAARKLFSSKVPNARFNVTVGKRWFWSGPNYSDLLGGPWTPLDAPDTKSTDPAAIIFTSGSTGPAKGVLYEHGMFAAQVDDIRDFYDIQPGEIDLPGFPLFALFNSAMGVTTVIPDMDPSRPAQVDPKKIIEAINDQGITQAFGSPAIWNAVSRYCVEQGVQFPTLKRVLSAGAPVPIAVIERMHKVFTSDDADIHTPYGATESLPVASISGRQVLAETAEQTRSGGGTCVGELFPGITVRVIEISYDPIPSYADVQELPTGEIGEIIVQGAVATREYFQRPDGTLAAKIPDGESFWHRMGDVGYFDERGRLWFCGRKAHIVETPAGRMFSVRCEAIFNEHPRVFRSALVGVGERPQQKPVIVIEPEAGAYPEDEPARKKFTAELAERAAGNPLTESIETILFHRALPVDVRHNVKISREKLSVWATQQLRATS, from the coding sequence GTGTCCACCACAGCTCCGCCGCCTGTTCAATCAGGCAATATCGCCGCTAAGGTCTCCGCCATTGCCCATCGTTATCCGCATCAGCGGGCGGTGGTGTTTCCTGCTGGGCGCGATGCGCAGGGGCGGGTGATGTATTCGCATCTGACGTTTGCGCAACTCGAACAGGAAACCGATCGCTTGGCGCGGGGGCTGATCGAGATGGGGGTGCAGCCTGGGCACCGCATGGTGTTGTTTGTGCCGCCCAGTTTGGAATTCATTGCCCTCACCTTTGCGCTGTTTAAAGCCGGAGCGGTGGGGGTGTTGATCGATCCGGGGATGGGAATCAAAAATGTCTTTCGCTGTTTGAACCAGGTCGACCCCGACGGTTTCATCGCGGTGTCGCTGGCGCAGGCGGCACGCAAGCTGTTTTCGTCAAAGGTCCCAAACGCGCGATTCAACGTCACCGTCGGCAAACGTTGGTTTTGGAGCGGACCGAATTATAGCGATTTGTTGGGCGGCCCGTGGACACCGCTCGATGCACCCGACACAAAATCGACCGACCCGGCGGCGATCATCTTCACCTCCGGCAGCACCGGCCCGGCCAAGGGCGTGTTGTACGAACACGGCATGTTCGCGGCGCAGGTCGACGACATTCGCGATTTTTACGACATCCAACCGGGCGAAATCGACTTGCCCGGCTTTCCGCTGTTCGCGTTGTTCAACTCAGCAATGGGCGTAACGACGGTCATTCCCGACATGGATCCCTCACGTCCGGCGCAAGTCGATCCGAAAAAAATCATCGAAGCGATCAACGACCAAGGCATCACACAAGCGTTCGGATCGCCGGCAATTTGGAATGCGGTCAGCCGGTATTGCGTGGAGCAGGGGGTACAATTCCCCACGCTCAAACGCGTCCTCTCCGCCGGTGCGCCGGTGCCGATTGCGGTCATCGAACGGATGCACAAAGTCTTCACGTCCGACGATGCCGACATCCACACGCCCTACGGTGCGACCGAATCCTTACCAGTCGCATCGATTTCCGGCCGGCAGGTGCTGGCCGAGACGGCTGAGCAAACGCGCAGCGGCGGCGGGACGTGCGTGGGGGAATTGTTTCCCGGCATCACGGTGCGGGTGATTGAGATTTCCTACGATCCGATTCCGTCCTATGCCGACGTGCAAGAACTACCCACCGGCGAGATCGGCGAAATCATTGTGCAAGGCGCAGTGGCGACGCGTGAATATTTTCAACGCCCCGACGGCACACTGGCAGCGAAGATTCCTGATGGTGAATCATTCTGGCATCGCATGGGCGACGTTGGGTATTTTGATGAACGGGGACGGTTGTGGTTTTGCGGCCGCAAAGCGCACATCGTCGAAACACCAGCCGGTCGCATGTTTTCCGTCCGTTGCGAAGCAATCTTCAACGAACACCCGCGCGTCTTTCGCTCCGCATTGGTCGGCGTGGGCGAACGCCCACAACAAAAGCCAGTGATTGTCATCGAACCCGAAGCGGGGGCGTATCCGGAAGACGAACCAGCCCGAAAAAAATTCACAGCGGAATTGGCCGAGCGTGCCGCCGGGAATCCGCTGACCGAATCGATTGAAACGATTCTGTTTCACCGCGCGCTGCCGGTCGATGTGCGGCACAATGTGAAGATTTCGCGAGAAAAACTCAGCGTCTGGGCGACACAACAATTGCGGGCGACATCATGA
- a CDS encoding TolB family protein, protein MRIKHLVHTAIPLVLCILTAASLTAAEPAVERLTQDGLFKQRPVWSPDGNWLCFARHKGSTIFLYLLSADGKTEKRLTDRTDPEYDAHFSPDGKRLVFSFDKVSPNQGDLEVYSIGIDGKDLQPVAVNDKLSHEEYPSWSADGKWIAFTSTRDGNQELYIVRPDGKEMQRLTDHAAIDEHPTWSPDGKKIAFATNRWGDFELATCDLATQTITRLTESRGLDNYPAWSADGKTIAFTSNRTGDFEIFTMNADGTNPHNITQQRGIDNFPSWGPDGRLTWVSNRGGGFDVYRTVGVVE, encoded by the coding sequence ATGCGCATCAAACATCTCGTCCACACAGCCATTCCCCTGGTCCTCTGCATCCTGACCGCCGCTTCGCTCACCGCCGCCGAACCGGCCGTCGAGCGACTCACGCAGGATGGTCTCTTCAAACAACGGCCCGTTTGGTCCCCGGATGGAAATTGGCTCTGTTTCGCGCGGCACAAGGGCTCGACGATCTTTCTGTATCTGCTCTCGGCTGACGGCAAAACCGAAAAGCGGCTGACTGATCGCACCGATCCGGAATACGATGCGCACTTCTCGCCCGATGGCAAACGGCTGGTCTTCTCCTTCGACAAAGTCTCGCCCAACCAGGGCGACCTGGAGGTCTATTCGATCGGCATCGACGGCAAAGACCTACAACCGGTTGCCGTCAACGACAAGCTGTCGCACGAGGAATATCCCAGTTGGTCCGCCGACGGAAAGTGGATCGCCTTTACTTCCACGCGCGACGGCAACCAGGAACTCTACATCGTCCGCCCCGACGGCAAGGAGATGCAGCGACTGACCGACCACGCCGCCATCGACGAACACCCCACCTGGTCCCCCGACGGCAAAAAAATCGCCTTCGCCACCAACCGCTGGGGCGATTTCGAGCTAGCGACCTGCGACCTCGCCACCCAAACCATCACCCGCCTCACCGAAAGCCGCGGCCTGGACAACTACCCCGCCTGGTCGGCCGACGGAAAAACCATCGCCTTCACCAGCAACCGCACCGGCGATTTCGAAATCTTCACCATGAACGCCGACGGCACCAATCCGCACAACATCACACAGCAACGCGGAATCGATAATTTCCCCAGTTGGGGCCCGGACGGTCGTTTGACGTGGGTATCGAATCGTGGCGGTGGGTTTGATGTTTATCGGACGGTAGGGGTTGTGGAGTAA
- a CDS encoding DUF1501 domain-containing protein yields the protein MFNVGRQRAQHCGGISRRELLRAGSLAALGLSLGDLLRLEATAALRPNAPAKSVILLWLWGGPSHLDTFDLKPKAPVEYRGPYSPIATNVPGIDICEMLPQLARRADKYAILRSLHCESNDHGIAGTIGLTGAQSGAISLSGQTMPGDLKPAHGAVISKLLGFQPTMPRFVTLGGHLHQGHRRIAGEGGGPLGTLHDPFRLDYDPEAGVKIPQLDLIDGLTPDGLASRRDLLNAFDQQTRRVETSAEISQLDSFYQQAFSLLTSPDARKVFDLNREPDALRTQYGRFRFGQCCLLSRRLIEQGARFVQVNWSSHVEPVEDTGDGGWDMHDRNFKQFQERHAWMLDQSLSTLLDDLEQRGMLRDTIVVAVGEFGRTPKINHKSGRDHWHHCYSALVAGGGFRGGNVVGASDKHAEHPLSNAVTPADLFTTVLDQMGIGTTQLTTTGLAPLGTPIEDLV from the coding sequence ATGTTCAACGTCGGTAGGCAACGTGCTCAGCATTGCGGAGGCATCTCCCGTCGCGAACTTCTGCGCGCCGGTTCGTTAGCCGCGCTAGGGTTGTCGTTGGGCGACCTGTTACGACTCGAAGCCACAGCCGCACTGCGACCCAACGCTCCGGCCAAATCAGTGATTTTACTTTGGCTGTGGGGCGGGCCGAGCCATCTCGACACGTTCGATCTCAAACCAAAAGCCCCGGTCGAATACCGCGGCCCCTATAGCCCCATCGCCACCAACGTGCCGGGTATCGACATCTGCGAGATGCTGCCGCAACTTGCCCGCCGCGCGGACAAATACGCGATCCTCCGCTCACTGCACTGTGAATCCAACGACCACGGGATCGCCGGGACGATTGGATTGACCGGCGCGCAGAGCGGCGCCATTAGCCTCAGCGGACAAACCATGCCGGGCGACCTCAAACCGGCGCACGGGGCGGTGATATCCAAATTGCTGGGATTCCAACCGACAATGCCTCGCTTCGTCACGCTCGGCGGACACCTGCACCAAGGGCATCGTCGCATTGCGGGCGAAGGAGGCGGACCGCTCGGCACGCTGCACGATCCGTTTCGCCTCGACTACGATCCCGAAGCCGGCGTCAAAATCCCGCAACTCGATTTGATCGACGGCCTGACCCCCGACGGACTAGCCTCGCGCCGTGATCTGCTCAATGCGTTTGACCAACAAACCCGCCGCGTCGAAACCTCCGCCGAAATCTCACAGTTGGACAGCTTTTACCAACAAGCCTTCTCACTGCTCACCTCGCCCGACGCCCGCAAGGTCTTCGATCTGAATCGCGAGCCCGATGCACTGCGGACGCAATACGGCCGCTTCCGCTTCGGGCAATGTTGTTTGCTCTCGCGGCGGTTGATTGAACAAGGGGCGCGCTTCGTACAAGTCAATTGGTCATCGCACGTCGAACCGGTCGAAGACACGGGCGATGGCGGCTGGGATATGCACGACCGCAACTTCAAACAATTCCAGGAACGCCATGCCTGGATGCTGGACCAATCGCTCTCCACACTCTTGGACGACCTCGAACAGCGCGGAATGCTCCGCGACACCATCGTCGTCGCCGTCGGCGAATTCGGGCGCACTCCCAAGATCAACCACAAATCGGGCCGCGACCATTGGCACCACTGCTACTCCGCCCTGGTCGCCGGCGGCGGTTTTCGCGGCGGCAACGTCGTCGGTGCCAGCGATAAACATGCCGAACATCCCCTCAGCAATGCCGTGACTCCCGCCGACCTCTTCACCACCGTCCTGGACCAAATGGGCATTGGCACCACGCAGCTGACCACAACCGGCTTAGCGCCGCTGGGGACGCCGATTGAGGATTTGGTTTGA
- a CDS encoding DUF1570 domain-containing protein, which translates to MISVFRLLFAFLLIGLLGSGHSLRADVFTYHDRDGQQVVLEAKLIRTVRDTHLVALPDGEYRLIPQAAVTNHEVKPGPAPLTHDEAAIKLEDRFGSARFRSYVEEPFVVGLVLSDELPKSSEIRVRNFLRKTARFMDKVSGSFKRFLVELRVPVKEPEYPLVVLIFESDGDFDKYMAETTQTEALQAKNVAGFYSGLTNFLAIRLKTCSTFEVPLHEAIHQQVYNRNFFQRLAPVPHWFDEGIATGFEANAGRITIGPTKISRRYAQQALAGGQLSWKSMLNDDKVFQGNVLVGEAYGHAWSLHWLLVTKYKGEYLKYVKLLAEKEPLEQEPEGRRDADLRETFGQDIAELQKTFKQQLKVGLKRQRVSLADTRVAGQSITEDGMAQVGLTAINYVDLGGQLRVGGQLTNICPFRELAFYVTVETDAGMYADWYFPKVGIMKKALLKKQYVGKVMQGGARSPSNTYHVRIRSAPPGSPEAEKWAAGQFPVPVLGNR; encoded by the coding sequence ATGATTTCCGTATTTCGCCTGTTGTTTGCATTTCTGCTGATCGGTTTGCTTGGCAGCGGACACTCCCTGCGAGCCGACGTCTTCACCTATCACGATCGCGACGGTCAGCAAGTCGTCCTGGAAGCCAAACTGATTCGTACGGTCCGTGATACGCATCTTGTGGCTCTCCCCGATGGCGAGTACCGACTGATTCCGCAAGCAGCAGTGACGAACCACGAGGTCAAACCGGGCCCCGCACCTCTCACGCATGACGAGGCGGCCATAAAATTGGAGGATCGATTCGGCAGCGCGCGGTTTCGCAGCTACGTTGAAGAGCCGTTTGTAGTCGGTTTGGTGCTGTCGGACGAACTGCCGAAGTCCTCAGAAATCCGCGTACGAAATTTTCTCCGCAAGACGGCCCGGTTTATGGATAAGGTCTCGGGCAGTTTTAAGCGGTTTCTCGTCGAGTTGCGGGTGCCGGTCAAGGAACCGGAATATCCACTCGTGGTACTCATTTTTGAGTCGGATGGCGACTTTGACAAATACATGGCCGAGACGACGCAAACTGAGGCCTTGCAGGCCAAAAACGTCGCCGGGTTTTATTCGGGGCTGACCAACTTCTTGGCAATTCGCTTAAAAACCTGTAGCACGTTTGAGGTCCCCTTACACGAAGCGATTCACCAGCAGGTGTACAATCGCAACTTTTTTCAACGTCTGGCACCGGTTCCGCATTGGTTCGATGAAGGAATCGCCACCGGGTTCGAAGCCAACGCCGGTCGCATTACCATCGGTCCCACAAAGATCAGCCGCCGGTATGCTCAGCAAGCGCTGGCCGGCGGCCAACTCTCTTGGAAGTCGATGCTCAACGACGACAAGGTGTTTCAAGGTAACGTGCTGGTCGGAGAAGCCTACGGTCACGCCTGGAGTTTGCATTGGTTGTTGGTCACCAAATACAAAGGGGAGTATTTGAAGTACGTCAAACTGCTCGCGGAAAAAGAACCGCTGGAACAAGAACCGGAAGGCCGCCGCGATGCCGACCTGCGCGAAACCTTCGGGCAGGATATTGCCGAGCTGCAAAAAACCTTCAAACAGCAACTCAAAGTCGGCCTCAAACGACAACGGGTGTCGCTGGCCGACACGCGGGTGGCCGGGCAGTCGATCACAGAAGATGGCATGGCCCAGGTCGGTTTGACCGCGATTAACTATGTCGATCTGGGCGGGCAACTCCGGGTGGGTGGCCAGTTGACGAATATCTGCCCCTTCCGAGAACTCGCATTTTATGTCACCGTCGAAACCGATGCGGGCATGTATGCCGACTGGTACTTTCCCAAGGTGGGCATCATGAAAAAAGCGTTGCTCAAAAAACAATACGTGGGCAAAGTCATGCAAGGCGGAGCACGCTCCCCCTCAAACACCTACCACGTCCGCATCCGCTCCGCCCCCCCCGGCAGTCCCGAGGCTGAAAAATGGGCCGCCGGACAATTCCCGGTGCCCGTCTTGGGCAACCGGTAA
- a CDS encoding DUF4350 domain-containing protein has product MSLEFLNPALLFGLAALALPIVAHLLSKKRFDVVEWGAMQFLDLGKRRRRRVRIEELLLLLLRMAIVGLLALAIARPTVSGGFFANFVSTDNRDMVFVIDGSYSMGRSDGETTPHNQAQAVIHKLLNHARPGDTFALLDARDQTRFVGDGPLRDANRMRTFVDALPPPAGASNLAAAVADALQILGTTSHVRRDVVVLTDGQAHGWHPTEAAQWQVIDELRGQPAVKPQLWVVNFQGADTPNNFSLDRLDASRARAPVGFPVRVSTTLRYSSEVGPGECNVYFEVDGQRLGDATVKSPLLESGGEFRVEFEHRFSTDGSHVLSVVLDDDAVSGDNRADVAIAVTQPLRVILVDGTPHLDPTRSETFFAEAALRSYAEQTPFVDSRVVTSQNLNLSSINQADVIVLANVATLSTEQAEMLRQFVEAGGGLLIAPGRLVEPENYRTLLGDLLPGDLIEFVEPEEAARFDVAQLQLPWQIGAAAIDELETARFSGYWTITPHEQAHVPARFVSGDPLLLSSPVGRGRVMLMSTPSDADSSTLPTKSVYVALLHEMLFYLAAAEEFPLNVNVGEPLLQPLIEEVVEAEIRVTRPDGTTATPAIGGEPPLVRFDDTSAPGVYELEQPRRNRGDTRSSVAKRFVVNFDRGERDLTPLSVTEIEELSADGRITFVDSPDELETQLLTDDSRTELWQLLVVLVFALLCLEIWMTRRLVQGGHAVLDAAASTGPHPPQGND; this is encoded by the coding sequence ATGTCCCTCGAATTCTTAAATCCCGCCTTGCTGTTCGGTCTGGCCGCCCTGGCGCTGCCGATTGTCGCGCATTTGCTCAGCAAAAAGCGGTTTGACGTAGTCGAGTGGGGCGCGATGCAGTTTTTGGACCTGGGTAAACGGCGCCGGCGGCGGGTCCGTATTGAGGAACTGCTGCTGCTGTTATTGCGGATGGCGATTGTGGGGCTGTTGGCATTGGCGATCGCGCGGCCAACCGTGTCGGGTGGATTCTTCGCGAATTTCGTCTCGACCGACAACCGCGACATGGTCTTCGTGATTGATGGTTCCTATAGCATGGGGCGGTCCGACGGCGAAACCACGCCGCACAATCAGGCGCAGGCTGTCATCCATAAGCTTCTGAACCACGCGCGACCGGGAGATACGTTTGCCTTATTGGACGCGCGCGACCAGACACGCTTCGTCGGCGATGGCCCACTCCGTGATGCCAACCGAATGCGGACCTTTGTCGATGCACTTCCCCCACCCGCGGGAGCGTCGAACCTTGCCGCCGCAGTAGCCGACGCTTTGCAAATCCTGGGGACGACAAGTCATGTGCGGCGCGACGTGGTTGTCTTGACCGATGGACAAGCCCACGGTTGGCATCCCACCGAAGCGGCGCAGTGGCAGGTGATTGATGAACTGCGCGGCCAACCTGCTGTGAAACCTCAACTCTGGGTGGTCAATTTCCAAGGGGCCGACACGCCTAATAATTTCAGTCTGGATCGTCTGGATGCTTCCCGAGCGCGGGCGCCGGTCGGGTTTCCCGTGCGTGTTTCGACAACCCTGCGTTATTCGAGCGAGGTTGGACCGGGCGAATGCAACGTCTATTTCGAGGTCGACGGGCAACGGTTGGGCGATGCGACCGTTAAATCGCCGCTGTTGGAATCGGGTGGGGAATTCCGTGTGGAGTTTGAACACCGCTTTTCCACAGATGGGTCGCATGTGCTCAGTGTGGTGTTGGATGACGACGCTGTCTCGGGAGACAATCGCGCCGATGTTGCGATTGCCGTAACACAACCGCTGCGAGTCATCTTGGTCGACGGCACTCCGCATCTCGATCCGACACGCAGCGAAACGTTCTTCGCCGAAGCAGCACTCCGGAGCTATGCGGAACAAACCCCTTTCGTCGACAGCCGTGTGGTCACGTCGCAGAACTTGAATCTCTCATCGATCAACCAAGCGGATGTGATTGTGTTGGCCAACGTGGCGACCTTGTCGACCGAACAAGCGGAGATGTTGCGGCAATTTGTTGAAGCCGGGGGCGGGTTGTTGATTGCGCCGGGCCGACTGGTGGAGCCGGAGAATTATCGCACCCTGCTGGGCGATCTGCTGCCGGGGGATTTGATCGAGTTTGTCGAACCGGAAGAGGCCGCACGCTTTGATGTGGCGCAATTACAACTCCCCTGGCAGATTGGCGCCGCCGCCATCGATGAATTGGAGACGGCTCGTTTTTCCGGGTACTGGACCATCACTCCGCACGAACAGGCCCACGTCCCGGCGCGGTTCGTGTCGGGGGATCCGCTGTTGTTGTCTTCTCCGGTCGGTCGCGGACGCGTGATGTTGATGAGCACGCCGTCGGATGCCGATAGCAGTACCTTGCCCACGAAGTCCGTGTATGTCGCTTTGCTACATGAGATGTTGTTTTATTTGGCCGCAGCGGAGGAATTTCCCCTCAATGTCAATGTCGGTGAGCCATTGTTGCAGCCATTGATTGAAGAGGTGGTGGAAGCGGAAATTCGAGTAACTCGCCCCGACGGCACGACGGCAACGCCCGCGATTGGGGGCGAACCTCCGTTGGTCCGGTTTGACGACACGTCTGCGCCGGGCGTCTATGAGCTGGAGCAACCCCGCCGAAATCGCGGCGACACGCGTTCGTCCGTTGCGAAACGGTTTGTGGTGAATTTTGATCGCGGTGAACGCGACCTCACGCCGCTCTCGGTGACAGAGATCGAAGAGCTTTCCGCCGATGGGCGAATCACGTTTGTCGATTCGCCGGACGAATTGGAGACCCAATTGCTGACCGACGATTCCCGGACCGAACTGTGGCAACTGTTGGTCGTGCTGGTCTTCGCACTGTTGTGCCTGGAGATTTGGATGACCCGCCGGTTGGTGCAAGGAGGCCATGCGGTGTTGGATGCGGCCGCGAGCACGGGGCCGCATCCACCGCAGGGTAACGATTAA
- a CDS encoding TolC family protein, with translation MRAIKDNYSFIKALAAVFCCTLLITQSGLLFGQEAEEKSTPSTPAADPETKADEPAKTKEPTDSNTLRSGRAKRPDDDDRRGFGFGRRRGVRAKSDDDDDDRFGGRRGKGKQSNNEVAKEKTEDEIPPLAEMLATALENNPDIGVAASQVTAAEAQLKRAQLNVMQQVMELREAWHAQIQLVHRNVAKVENARIRSDEIRRAFKAGGVSKSGLADAEAPEKEAEMELIQAQAKLAEIKAKIPYVLGTQKPVVRTGSMSGRGTGTMLGRGRVRGRRTGSKSQVEDGATPKENDDAADVKTRQLPDLRIGVSHAGESAVLAKLREALNQNTELDFQDQPIDDIVLFLNDLHNLSITLDKNALKEGVGGKEEGMVQISCNHTGISLAAALQAIMDLHPRVSFVVRDYGLLVTAKGKEPLGAITVSDFVKRHPAPGPFGGVILHSPGGAGGGQF, from the coding sequence ATGCGCGCAATCAAGGATAACTACTCATTCATTAAGGCATTGGCCGCCGTGTTTTGTTGCACGCTGCTAATAACACAATCCGGCCTGCTCTTCGGACAAGAGGCGGAAGAGAAGAGCACTCCGTCCACTCCTGCGGCAGACCCCGAGACGAAGGCTGACGAGCCTGCGAAGACGAAAGAGCCGACTGACTCAAACACTCTTCGTAGTGGGCGTGCCAAGCGACCGGACGACGATGACCGGCGCGGTTTTGGTTTTGGGCGTCGGCGTGGGGTTCGCGCGAAATCGGACGACGACGATGACGACCGGTTTGGGGGACGGCGAGGGAAAGGTAAGCAATCGAACAACGAAGTTGCCAAGGAAAAAACAGAGGACGAAATTCCGCCGCTGGCCGAAATGTTAGCGACCGCGCTGGAAAACAACCCCGACATCGGCGTCGCCGCTAGCCAGGTGACGGCCGCGGAAGCGCAACTGAAGCGGGCACAGTTGAACGTCATGCAGCAAGTCATGGAGTTGCGAGAAGCGTGGCACGCTCAAATCCAGTTGGTTCACCGTAACGTGGCAAAGGTTGAAAACGCACGAATACGGAGTGACGAGATACGTCGCGCTTTTAAGGCAGGTGGCGTTTCAAAGTCTGGACTCGCGGACGCCGAGGCTCCAGAAAAAGAAGCGGAAATGGAGCTCATCCAAGCTCAGGCCAAATTGGCCGAGATCAAAGCGAAGATCCCCTACGTGTTGGGGACACAGAAACCGGTCGTGAGGACGGGGAGTATGTCGGGACGGGGAACTGGTACGATGTTGGGACGGGGTCGCGTTCGTGGTAGGAGAACGGGCAGTAAGAGCCAAGTCGAAGACGGCGCAACGCCGAAAGAGAACGACGATGCGGCTGATGTTAAGACTCGACAACTGCCGGATCTGCGGATCGGTGTGAGTCATGCCGGTGAATCCGCTGTGCTGGCGAAGCTGCGCGAAGCTTTGAATCAAAATACGGAGCTCGATTTCCAAGACCAGCCAATTGACGATATTGTCCTTTTTCTGAATGACCTACACAACCTTTCTATCACCCTGGATAAAAATGCATTGAAAGAAGGCGTTGGCGGCAAGGAAGAGGGCATGGTTCAAATCAGCTGCAATCATACAGGTATTTCCCTAGCGGCCGCTCTACAGGCAATCATGGATCTCCATCCACGAGTGTCATTCGTTGTGCGTGATTACGGGTTGCTGGTCACTGCCAAAGGGAAGGAGCCACTCGGGGCAATTACTGTCTCAGACTTCGTAAAGCGGCATCCAGCACCCGGACCTTTCGGTGGGGTCATTCTTCACTCGCCCGGTGGTGCAGGCGGAGGTCAGTTTTAA
- a CDS encoding RNA polymerase sigma factor produces MDCDETVHRESVLHRAVLAGDEQAWHALYDENFDALYRYVQWRCGGMSSLGEETVQETWLTAVRRIRRFDPRQGTFQAWVRGIAANQLRNQFRRQRAGAGGSGELDWEQAISLPPEAAAENREQAEQIAAALAALPNQYEQVLRAKYVDALPVAEIAHSLSQTPKAIESLLSRAREAFRRECLQRDDLSP; encoded by the coding sequence ATGGATTGTGACGAAACCGTTCATCGTGAATCCGTCTTACATCGAGCCGTGTTGGCCGGCGATGAACAGGCGTGGCATGCGCTGTATGACGAGAATTTTGATGCACTTTACCGGTATGTCCAATGGCGCTGCGGCGGGATGTCGTCGCTGGGGGAAGAAACGGTGCAGGAAACCTGGCTGACCGCTGTGCGAAGAATTCGCCGTTTTGATCCGCGGCAAGGCACGTTTCAAGCTTGGGTGCGCGGCATCGCCGCCAATCAGTTACGCAATCAATTTCGCCGGCAACGGGCCGGAGCGGGGGGCTCGGGAGAACTGGATTGGGAACAGGCGATCAGCCTGCCTCCCGAAGCCGCTGCCGAGAACCGCGAACAAGCCGAACAAATCGCCGCAGCACTGGCGGCACTCCCCAACCAATACGAACAAGTCTTGCGGGCCAAATACGTCGACGCCCTCCCGGTCGCCGAAATCGCCCACAGCCTCAGTCAAACCCCCAAAGCAATCGAATCGCTATTGAGCCGAGCCCGTGAAGCATTCCGCCGGGAATGTTTGCAGCGAGACGATTTGTCGCCATGA